From a region of the Thiomicrorhabdus sp. genome:
- a CDS encoding ABC transporter substrate-binding protein encodes MRTATLHNTSLVNSKSLKLFLAMLFALLFSSFVSANDSVIKQDDPQTMVLDLSNKVISELNANREALESDPAKIKEFAMAYVLPYIDTDKMARYVMGKHWRTASDKQQTEFVDAFTNTLIRSYSQSLLKLNIDSVDVKNAQEEKPGRVTVASSVLQSDGNRSDVVYRLYLNKHTKKWMLYDISVEGISMLLSYRKAYDSDISKKGLDAVITEMQTKNAEFNGKA; translated from the coding sequence ATGCGTACTGCAACTTTACATAATACGTCTTTAGTAAATTCAAAAAGCCTAAAGCTATTCTTAGCTATGTTGTTTGCATTACTGTTTAGCAGTTTTGTCTCAGCAAATGACTCTGTTATTAAGCAAGATGACCCACAAACAATGGTCTTGGATTTATCTAATAAAGTCATCTCAGAATTAAACGCGAACAGAGAAGCTTTGGAAAGTGATCCTGCAAAAATCAAAGAGTTTGCGATGGCTTATGTTTTGCCTTACATAGACACTGATAAGATGGCACGTTATGTCATGGGAAAACATTGGCGAACTGCAAGTGATAAACAGCAAACAGAGTTTGTAGATGCCTTCACCAATACATTGATTCGCTCTTATTCACAGAGCTTACTCAAGTTAAATATTGACTCGGTTGATGTTAAGAATGCTCAAGAAGAAAAGCCAGGTCGAGTAACGGTAGCATCGAGCGTTTTGCAATCGGATGGTAATCGTTCTGATGTGGTTTATCGTCTTTATCTAAATAAACACACCAAAAAATGGATGTTATACGATATTTCTGTGGAAGGGATTAGCATGTTGCTGAGTTACCGCAAAGCCTATGATTCAGATATTTCTAAAAAAGGTTTGGATGCAGTGATTACTGAGATGCAAACCAAAAACGCTGAATTTAACGGAAAAGCATAA
- the mlaD gene encoding outer membrane lipid asymmetry maintenance protein MlaD — MKRQAKIEIWVGAFVLMSILALVMIAFQVSNFSSFKEKPSYQVSALFDNIGGLKVRAPVKISGVVIGRVTNITVDPRSFKARVSMKIDKTYNDLPMDSSASILTSGLLGDQYVGIDIGGEEEVLKNGSEIELTQSALVLENLISQFLVKFSDSGDK, encoded by the coding sequence ATGAAACGACAGGCAAAAATTGAAATTTGGGTAGGAGCGTTTGTTTTAATGAGCATTCTTGCCTTAGTGATGATTGCTTTTCAAGTGAGTAACTTTAGCTCTTTTAAAGAAAAGCCTAGCTATCAAGTGAGTGCACTGTTTGACAATATTGGTGGCTTAAAAGTAAGAGCACCAGTAAAAATAAGTGGCGTGGTAATTGGCCGTGTAACTAATATAACTGTTGACCCACGATCATTTAAAGCACGGGTTAGCATGAAAATTGACAAAACTTATAATGATTTACCAATGGATTCATCAGCCTCAATTTTAACGTCTGGCCTTTTGGGTGATCAATATGTTGGCATTGATATCGGCGGTGAAGAAGAAGTGCTAAAAAATGGCAGTGAGATTGAATTAACTCAATCGGCCTTAGTGTTAGAAAACTTAATTAGTCAGTTTTTAGTTAAGTTTAGCGATAGTGGAGATAAATAA
- the mlaE gene encoding lipid asymmetry maintenance ABC transporter permease subunit MlaE translates to MSQQQNKQSMMSLGFLQKLGQNSMSILSSFGRGAFFLISLIPAIPYSLWRIDLLSKQVYQAGVLSLPIILTAGLFVGMVLSLQGYNVLVDYNSEEAVGTMTALSLLRELGPVVAALLFAGRAGSALTAEIGLMRSTEQISALEMMAIDPLKYIYAPRLMAAIIALPLLTLLFTALGIIGGYLVAVGWLGVDEGSFWSQMNSHVDWNEDVINGIIKSVAFAVLIAIIALFQGFDAIPTSEGVSNATTRTVVHSSLGVLGLDFILTTLMFN, encoded by the coding sequence ATGAGTCAACAACAGAATAAGCAATCAATGATGAGTTTAGGCTTTTTACAAAAGCTTGGACAAAATAGCATGTCAATATTGAGCTCGTTTGGTCGCGGAGCTTTCTTTTTAATCTCTTTGATTCCAGCAATACCTTATTCATTATGGCGAATAGATTTATTATCAAAACAAGTTTATCAAGCGGGTGTTTTATCTTTACCAATCATACTCACAGCGGGTTTGTTTGTGGGAATGGTTTTGAGTTTGCAAGGGTATAATGTTCTTGTTGATTACAACTCAGAAGAGGCTGTTGGTACTATGACTGCACTCTCTTTATTAAGAGAGTTAGGTCCGGTGGTGGCGGCATTATTATTTGCCGGCCGTGCTGGTTCAGCTTTAACTGCAGAAATTGGATTAATGCGTTCAACAGAACAAATATCCGCATTAGAAATGATGGCAATTGACCCTCTTAAATACATTTATGCTCCTCGTTTAATGGCGGCTATTATTGCGTTACCTCTGTTGACCTTGTTATTTACTGCCTTGGGTATTATAGGTGGTTATTTAGTTGCAGTAGGTTGGTTGGGTGTAGACGAAGGTTCTTTTTGGTCACAGATGAACAGTCACGTTGACTGGAATGAAGATGTAATAAATGGCATTATTAAGTCTGTAGCATTTGCGGTTTTGATTGCCATTATTGCCCTTTTTCAAGGTTTTGATGCAATACCAACTTCTGAGGGCGTGAGTAATGCCACAACTAGAACAGTGGTGCATAGTTCACTAGGTGTTCTTGGATTAGACTTTATTCTAACAACGTTAATGTTTAATTAG
- a CDS encoding ABC transporter ATP-binding protein: MQNQTLIEIKNLTFSRGERVIFNDISLNIPKGKVTAIMGPSGTGKTTLLKLIAGQLQPDSGTIMVEGQNVHKLPRKKLYQLRRKMGMLFQSGALLTDLNVFDNVAFPLREHTKLPESVIYPLVLMKLQAVGLRGAKDLMPSELSGGMARRVALARGIALDPEMIFYDEPFVGQDPITMGVLVELIRKLNDSLDLTSVVVSHDVNEVLSIADYVCVISEGKIIAQGTKKELLEEKTGYVNQFINGLPDGPVPFHYSDDSYLNDMPSSKQAKNV; this comes from the coding sequence ATGCAGAATCAGACATTAATTGAAATTAAAAACCTAACCTTTTCGCGCGGCGAGAGAGTGATCTTTAATGACATCTCTTTAAACATTCCTAAAGGTAAAGTTACGGCCATTATGGGACCGAGTGGAACAGGTAAAACTACTCTGTTGAAGCTCATCGCGGGTCAACTACAACCTGATTCGGGTACGATTATGGTTGAAGGGCAAAATGTACATAAATTACCCCGTAAAAAACTCTATCAATTAAGAAGAAAGATGGGCATGCTGTTTCAAAGTGGTGCTTTATTAACCGATTTGAATGTGTTTGATAATGTAGCTTTTCCTTTAAGAGAGCATACAAAACTGCCTGAGTCGGTGATTTATCCATTAGTGTTAATGAAACTACAAGCAGTGGGTTTACGAGGTGCAAAAGATTTAATGCCTTCCGAGCTGTCAGGTGGTATGGCCAGAAGAGTGGCATTAGCTCGTGGTATTGCTCTTGATCCAGAAATGATTTTTTACGACGAACCGTTTGTAGGGCAAGATCCGATTACGATGGGTGTGCTGGTTGAACTAATTCGTAAACTCAATGATAGTTTAGACTTAACCAGTGTGGTGGTTTCTCATGATGTAAATGAGGTTTTATCGATTGCAGATTATGTATGTGTCATCTCAGAAGGTAAAATTATTGCTCAAGGAACCAAAAAAGAATTGTTAGAAGAGAAGACCGGTTATGTAAATCAATTTATTAATGGATTACCTGATGGTCCTGTACCGTTTCACTATTCAGATGATTCGTATTTGAATGACATGCCTTCAAGTAAACAAGCTAAAAATGTGTAA
- a CDS encoding calcium/sodium antiporter, with protein MFTALLLPSILLIIGLAFLVWSSDIFIEGAASTAKHHSISPLVIGVVVLGFGTSMPEVVVAVLASLDNSPGLAIGNAVGSNIANIGLVLGVTALLVPITVKSSIIKRELPILVAISIGAYLLVLDGRLSFVDGSILIVALVFVMTWMIKANKTISKDDPIAAETQHEIDEIPDLSKEKALVYLFGGLVILMLSAKMMVSGAESIAHYFEVPDVIIGLTIIAIGTSLPELAAAIAAARKNEADLMIGNIVGSNLFNILAVFAVPGLLAPSILDRDMLTIDLPIMLGFTFLMLLMALPRNGVAVISKSRGLLLVVLFITYLVTLYFRSAGV; from the coding sequence ATGTTTACAGCACTATTGCTTCCAAGTATCCTTCTCATTATTGGATTAGCATTCCTCGTTTGGAGTTCTGATATCTTTATAGAAGGTGCGGCAAGCACAGCAAAACACCATTCAATTTCGCCTCTAGTCATTGGGGTGGTTGTACTTGGTTTTGGTACTTCAATGCCTGAAGTGGTTGTAGCCGTTCTAGCGTCTTTAGACAACAGTCCTGGCCTAGCAATTGGTAATGCCGTTGGTTCAAACATAGCTAACATCGGTTTAGTTTTAGGGGTAACCGCCCTTTTAGTCCCTATCACGGTTAAATCTTCAATTATTAAAAGAGAACTCCCCATCCTTGTTGCTATATCAATTGGTGCCTACCTTTTGGTTCTTGATGGTCGTTTATCATTCGTAGATGGATCAATTCTTATCGTGGCACTTGTTTTCGTCATGACATGGATGATTAAAGCCAATAAAACCATCAGCAAAGATGATCCCATCGCCGCGGAAACTCAACATGAAATTGATGAGATACCAGATCTATCTAAAGAAAAAGCGTTGGTTTATCTATTTGGGGGTTTAGTCATATTAATGCTAAGTGCCAAAATGATGGTTTCGGGTGCTGAAAGCATTGCTCACTATTTTGAAGTACCTGATGTCATTATTGGTTTAACCATTATTGCCATTGGTACCAGTTTACCTGAACTAGCAGCGGCCATAGCCGCCGCTCGTAAAAATGAAGCTGATCTTATGATTGGTAATATTGTGGGCTCTAACTTATTTAACATACTTGCAGTATTCGCCGTGCCTGGGCTTTTAGCTCCGTCTATTTTAGACAGAGACATGTTGACCATAGACCTACCTATTATGCTTGGCTTTACATTCCTGATGTTATTGATGGCTCTACCAAGAAACGGTGTGGCTGTAATCAGCAAATCACGAGGCCTACTCCTAGTTGTTCTGTTTATTACCTACCTCGTTACGCTTTACTTCCGCTCCGCAGGTGTTTAA
- a CDS encoding KdsC family phosphatase: MNIPEHIIAKAQKIKLLILDVDGVMTDNRLFYSDDGIEYKSFNTRDGHGMVLLQKSQVEIGIITGRKSQLVTNRMNDLKVKHVFQGVPDKLPTFLKLVDDLNLELDEIAYIGDDILDLPILMRIGLAVTPADGDNEVKSRVHYISQHGGGQGCVREVCEIIMRSQNTWQQHMDFFLRDLN, encoded by the coding sequence ATGAATATCCCTGAACATATCATCGCAAAAGCTCAAAAAATCAAACTTCTTATTTTAGATGTTGATGGTGTAATGACAGATAATCGCTTGTTCTATAGTGATGATGGTATTGAGTACAAATCATTTAACACACGTGATGGTCATGGCATGGTTCTTCTACAAAAGAGCCAAGTAGAAATTGGTATTATCACTGGGCGTAAATCCCAACTTGTTACCAATAGAATGAATGATTTAAAAGTTAAACACGTGTTTCAGGGTGTTCCTGATAAGCTACCAACTTTTTTAAAACTGGTTGACGACTTAAATCTTGAGTTGGATGAAATTGCCTACATTGGTGATGACATATTAGACTTGCCAATACTGATGCGTATAGGGCTAGCGGTTACACCTGCCGATGGCGATAATGAAGTCAAATCAAGAGTTCACTATATTTCGCAACATGGTGGTGGTCAAGGCTGCGTTAGAGAAGTCTGTGAAATCATTATGCGTTCTCAAAATACCTGGCAGCAGCATATGGACTTTTTCTTACGAGACCTAAACTAA
- the lptC gene encoding LPS export ABC transporter periplasmic protein LptC: MSLARIRILLFALVLGAIALWITNQQPATSDILSQQAKKPLSYSWQAIQTTVWNLNPAEPEKQSIIQAKSILYKDFEKKSEYLQPRVELMDKKTISTLQSESGDSQEDNVLNFKNNVVITQRANTTADSISQANKTDNKTDSKPHNTFTLTTDFISYNLQTNQLSTDAKVTIKQYNGQTTGTGLKANLKTTDLELLSDVKSTYYPQKMQPNDIQAKEP; the protein is encoded by the coding sequence ATGAGTCTTGCACGAATACGCATCTTACTTTTTGCACTTGTTCTTGGTGCGATTGCCTTGTGGATTACTAATCAGCAACCTGCCACTTCAGACATCCTCTCTCAGCAAGCTAAAAAACCACTAAGCTATAGCTGGCAAGCTATTCAAACAACCGTTTGGAATCTCAATCCTGCGGAACCTGAAAAACAATCCATTATTCAAGCAAAAAGCATTCTCTATAAAGATTTTGAAAAAAAGAGCGAATACTTACAGCCTCGCGTTGAGCTTATGGATAAAAAAACCATCTCAACTTTACAAAGTGAATCAGGTGACAGCCAAGAAGACAACGTTTTAAACTTTAAAAATAACGTCGTTATTACTCAAAGAGCCAACACAACAGCAGATTCAATCTCACAAGCAAATAAAACAGATAACAAAACAGACAGCAAACCGCACAACACGTTCACTCTGACCACTGACTTTATAAGTTACAATTTACAAACAAATCAACTTTCAACAGATGCAAAAGTGACCATTAAACAATACAATGGCCAAACAACCGGAACAGGATTAAAAGCCAATTTAAAAACGACTGACTTAGAATTACTCTCCGATGTTAAAAGCACCTATTACCCGCAAAAAATGCAACCCAACGACATTCAAGCAAAAGAGCCATAG
- the lptA gene encoding lipopolysaccharide transport periplasmic protein LptA — protein MNSMQHNFLRLITLTLLGLTSLMISNQAICQTQSNLPDEQQPVNISADSLIASEKTGKSIYKGNVIITQGSLTLKGETVDISHPKNQLTTVIATGNPATFKRYSQVDQAWLKGRAQKIEYNALNKTVLLVGDALVEQPGKHVISGPKLFYNIEQQTLKAQSSDTEKKRISVTLNPATVKEKDKPANSSTPSKKQAP, from the coding sequence ATGAATAGCATGCAACATAACTTTTTACGCCTAATCACATTGACTCTACTTGGCTTAACAAGCTTGATGATTTCAAATCAAGCTATTTGCCAAACACAATCAAACCTGCCAGACGAGCAACAGCCAGTCAATATAAGTGCTGACAGCCTTATTGCTAGTGAAAAAACAGGTAAGAGCATATATAAAGGCAACGTTATTATTACCCAAGGCAGCTTAACTCTAAAAGGCGAAACCGTCGATATTTCCCATCCAAAGAATCAGCTTACAACAGTAATTGCCACAGGCAACCCCGCAACCTTTAAACGTTATAGCCAAGTTGACCAGGCGTGGTTAAAAGGTAGAGCTCAAAAAATCGAATACAACGCCCTTAATAAAACCGTACTTTTGGTGGGTGACGCATTGGTCGAACAACCTGGCAAACACGTAATTTCGGGGCCAAAACTGTTTTACAATATTGAACAGCAAACCTTAAAAGCACAAAGCAGTGACACTGAAAAGAAACGCATTTCCGTTACACTTAATCCTGCAACAGTAAAAGAAAAAGACAAACCGGCTAATAGCTCAACTCCATCTAAAAAGCAGGCTCCGTAA
- the lptB gene encoding LPS export ABC transporter ATP-binding protein: protein MAHFYARKLAKSYKKRHVVTSVDIDVHSGQVVGLLGPNGAGKTTTFYMMTGLVKNDDGQIFLDDKEISNLAIHERAKLGIGYLPQEASVFRKLTVTENIMAILEMRPELSTDQRNILFENLIDDLQIGHILEQPGQALSGGERRRVEIARALAMEPSFILLDEPFAGVDPISVKDIQNIIIHLKDKGIGVLITDHNVRETLGVCDYAYILHAGTILAAGTPVEVLAHKEVKRVYLGEDFT, encoded by the coding sequence ATGGCTCATTTTTATGCTCGCAAACTAGCTAAAAGCTATAAAAAACGCCACGTAGTTACCTCGGTAGACATTGATGTTCACAGCGGTCAAGTAGTCGGGTTACTTGGGCCAAACGGTGCCGGTAAAACCACCACTTTTTACATGATGACAGGCCTGGTAAAAAATGACGATGGTCAAATATTTTTAGATGATAAAGAAATCTCAAATCTCGCAATTCACGAAAGAGCTAAACTTGGTATAGGTTACCTACCACAAGAAGCCTCCGTTTTTAGAAAACTGACCGTAACTGAAAACATTATGGCCATCTTAGAGATGCGTCCTGAGTTATCCACCGACCAACGAAATATCTTATTTGAAAACCTGATTGATGACTTACAAATTGGGCACATTCTTGAGCAACCAGGCCAAGCCCTTTCCGGCGGAGAACGCCGTAGGGTAGAAATAGCTAGAGCCTTGGCAATGGAACCCAGTTTTATTTTATTAGATGAACCCTTTGCTGGCGTTGACCCTATCTCAGTAAAAGACATACAAAACATCATTATTCATCTTAAAGATAAAGGCATTGGAGTGTTAATTACCGACCACAATGTGAGAGAAACTCTTGGTGTGTGTGATTATGCCTACATTCTGCATGCAGGGACTATATTAGCGGCAGGCACGCCTGTAGAAGTTTTAGCTCACAAAGAAGTAAAACGTGTCTATCTGGGTGAAGACTTTACCTAA
- the hpf gene encoding ribosome hibernation-promoting factor, HPF/YfiA family — translation MQINITGHHIDLTDALRNYVSEKMSKLSRHFDHVTNTHVILTVEKQSQKAEATVHCAGTDLFAQHDTEDMYASIDGLIDKLDRQIVKHKEKISDHNRKSGGVKSMPAEEA, via the coding sequence ATGCAAATTAATATTACTGGCCACCACATCGATCTTACTGATGCTCTTCGTAATTATGTTTCAGAAAAAATGAGTAAACTTTCTAGACATTTTGACCATGTAACAAATACTCATGTAATCTTAACAGTAGAAAAACAGTCTCAAAAAGCTGAAGCCACTGTTCACTGTGCAGGTACAGATTTATTTGCCCAGCATGACACTGAAGATATGTATGCATCAATCGATGGCCTGATAGATAAGCTAGATCGTCAAATTGTGAAACACAAAGAAAAAATTAGCGACCATAATAGAAAGTCTGGCGGAGTAAAAAGCATGCCTGCTGAAGAAGCTTAA
- the mgtE gene encoding magnesium transporter has translation MTQNHSAIDKAKLIDQLLAAVESENHAQINELFSHLVAEEIAEILESTPIKERLILWQSIDKDRQGEILTHTNDEVTANLLESLKTHEIVNITEDLETDDIADIAQSLDSSDQQALLASLGEENRAAVETALTYAENTAGGLMSTDLITIRADVTLDVVLRYLRSLGALPESTAELFVRDRESKFVGILKLTVLLTHDEDTLVQDVLDSRIPGIRALTSAKEVAHIFEKNDLLSAAVVNENNQILGRVTIDDVVDIIREEAEHAQMASAGLDEDEDIFAPAKRAAKRRTFWLGINLLTAIFASLVINLFDSSIEKVVALAVLMPIIASMGGIAGTQTATIVIRALATGKLARSNSRSLLIKETTVGLFNGLIWAVLTGIGVLFWFDDTELSLIFAFAMMINLLAAAFAGAMIPIMLQRLKIDPALASGLMLTTVTDSLGFFVFLGLATIVLL, from the coding sequence ATGACACAAAACCATTCTGCCATTGATAAAGCCAAGCTAATCGACCAGCTACTTGCCGCCGTTGAATCTGAAAATCATGCTCAAATCAATGAGCTGTTTTCTCATTTAGTTGCCGAAGAAATTGCCGAAATCTTAGAATCGACGCCGATTAAAGAGCGTCTAATTTTATGGCAATCAATTGATAAAGATCGTCAGGGTGAAATCCTTACCCATACCAATGACGAAGTAACCGCTAACCTACTTGAATCATTAAAAACGCACGAAATTGTCAATATTACCGAAGATCTAGAAACCGATGATATTGCCGACATTGCCCAATCGTTAGACTCATCAGATCAACAAGCTCTACTTGCCTCATTAGGTGAAGAAAACCGTGCCGCTGTTGAAACAGCACTGACCTATGCCGAAAATACGGCTGGTGGTTTAATGAGTACCGATTTAATCACCATTCGTGCAGACGTTACTCTAGACGTAGTGTTACGTTATCTTCGTTCATTAGGAGCCTTACCAGAATCAACCGCAGAACTATTTGTTAGAGACCGTGAAAGTAAGTTTGTTGGTATTTTAAAACTAACCGTTTTACTGACGCATGATGAAGACACTCTAGTACAAGATGTTTTAGATTCTCGTATTCCAGGTATCAGAGCCTTAACTTCAGCCAAAGAAGTGGCACACATATTTGAAAAAAATGACCTTTTATCTGCTGCAGTTGTGAATGAAAACAACCAAATACTTGGCCGTGTAACCATTGATGACGTGGTTGATATTATTCGTGAAGAAGCCGAGCATGCTCAAATGGCAAGTGCCGGTCTTGATGAAGATGAAGATATTTTCGCACCTGCAAAACGTGCAGCTAAACGCCGTACATTTTGGCTAGGAATTAATTTACTTACCGCTATTTTTGCCTCTTTAGTAATCAACCTATTTGACTCCTCAATAGAAAAAGTCGTGGCCTTAGCTGTATTAATGCCAATTATTGCCAGCATGGGTGGTATTGCAGGTACTCAAACGGCCACCATTGTGATTAGGGCGTTAGCTACTGGTAAACTGGCTCGCAGCAACAGTCGCTCACTGTTAATTAAAGAAACGACTGTTGGTTTATTCAACGGCCTAATTTGGGCGGTATTAACTGGTATTGGGGTACTTTTTTGGTTTGACGATACAGAGTTAAGCTTGATTTTTGCTTTCGCAATGATGATTAATTTATTAGCCGCTGCATTTGCAGGAGCAATGATACCGATTATGTTGCAGCGCTTAAAAATTGATCCCGCTTTAGCTTCTGGACTCATGCTCACTACGGTTACCGACTCCTTAGGTTTCTTTGTTTTCCTTGGTCTGGCAACTATTGTTCTCCTTTAG
- a CDS encoding OmpA family protein, translated as MNRKFIAAIATASLISITAGCTNDPSRPTEEREQERNVITGIAAVAGALAANAMGVDNNLGKVAVGALAGYTARQVYGDVKAGTANDPNTDVSAVKIGDQEYVQVQVKDVNFRSGSAQLEPYELSRLKPVLDTMSRHPNTKVYVEGHTDSDGTKAYNQQLSENRAKNVALYLIDNGIASSRIVTYGYGEERPIASNQTAEGKRLNRRVTFLISEM; from the coding sequence ATGAATAGAAAATTTATTGCCGCCATTGCAACAGCCTCACTTATTTCTATAACAGCAGGTTGTACCAATGATCCAAGCCGCCCTACTGAAGAGCGTGAACAAGAACGTAATGTTATTACTGGTATTGCTGCCGTTGCTGGGGCTTTAGCTGCTAATGCGATGGGAGTTGATAACAACTTAGGTAAAGTCGCGGTTGGGGCTTTAGCAGGTTATACAGCTCGGCAGGTTTATGGTGATGTAAAAGCGGGAACTGCTAATGATCCAAACACAGATGTTTCTGCAGTTAAAATTGGTGATCAAGAATACGTTCAGGTACAGGTTAAAGACGTTAACTTCCGTTCAGGCTCAGCACAATTAGAACCTTATGAATTAAGTCGTCTAAAACCTGTTTTAGATACAATGAGTCGTCACCCAAACACTAAGGTGTATGTTGAAGGTCACACCGATTCAGATGGTACCAAAGCGTACAACCAACAACTGTCTGAGAACCGTGCCAAGAATGTAGCCCTTTATTTAATAGATAACGGAATTGCATCTAGCCGAATCGTGACTTACGGCTATGGTGAAGAGCGTCCTATTGCAAGCAATCAAACAGCTGAAGGCAAACGTTTAAACCGTCGCGTGACATTCTTAATTAGCGAAATGTAA
- a CDS encoding peptide chain release factor 3: protein MSLQLESSKRRTFAIISHPDAGKTTVTEKLLLYGGAIQMAGAVKSRKTDRGATSDWMKMEQERGISVASSVMQFPYKDVMINLLDTPGHEDFSEDTYRTLTAVDSALMVIDVAKGVEDRTIKLMEVCRLRTTPILTFINKLDREGRDPIDLMDEVESVLKIDCAPMTWPIGMGKRFKGIYHLYNDTIRLFAVADGQNASAGELIEGINNPRLDELIGDQAEELREEIELVQGASHEFDLDAFLAGKLTPVFFGSAVNNFGLQELLDGFAKYAPTPMSRETETRTVKPDETNLTGFIFKIQANMDPAHRDRVAFMRIVSGKYEKGMKLKHVRIGKEVKIAKAITFLANRRDQAEEAYPGDIIGLHNHGTIKIGDTFTQGEELKFTGIPNFAPELFRRAQLKDPMKMKALQKGLTQLSEEGATQLFRPVNNNDLILGAVGILQFEVVAQRLKDEYNVTCMFEPVNVNTARWVIGDKAEIEKFTSKVRENVAYDAADQLVYIAPTRVNLALTEERWPNLQFVATREH from the coding sequence ATGTCATTACAACTTGAAAGCAGCAAACGCCGCACATTTGCGATTATCTCCCACCCGGATGCCGGTAAAACCACGGTAACTGAAAAGCTCCTTTTATACGGTGGTGCCATTCAGATGGCTGGTGCGGTTAAAAGCCGAAAAACCGATCGCGGAGCCACTTCTGACTGGATGAAAATGGAGCAAGAACGTGGTATCTCGGTTGCCTCATCGGTGATGCAGTTTCCATATAAAGATGTGATGATTAACCTATTGGATACTCCAGGGCACGAAGACTTCTCTGAAGATACTTACCGTACTTTAACAGCGGTAGATTCGGCTTTAATGGTTATTGATGTGGCAAAAGGGGTAGAGGACAGAACCATTAAGTTAATGGAAGTATGTCGTTTACGTACTACACCAATTTTAACGTTTATCAACAAGTTAGACCGCGAAGGCCGTGACCCAATTGATTTAATGGATGAAGTTGAAAGCGTGCTTAAAATCGATTGTGCTCCAATGACTTGGCCGATTGGTATGGGTAAACGCTTTAAAGGGATTTATCATTTATACAATGACACGATTCGTCTATTTGCTGTAGCAGATGGTCAAAATGCCTCTGCTGGTGAGTTGATTGAAGGTATTAATAATCCTCGTCTAGACGAGTTAATTGGTGACCAAGCAGAAGAGTTACGTGAAGAGATTGAGTTGGTTCAAGGGGCTAGTCACGAATTTGATTTGGATGCTTTCTTGGCAGGTAAATTAACTCCTGTGTTTTTTGGCTCAGCGGTCAATAACTTTGGTTTGCAAGAACTGCTAGACGGCTTTGCTAAATATGCACCTACTCCGATGAGTCGTGAAACTGAAACGCGTACTGTTAAGCCAGATGAAACCAACTTAACTGGTTTTATTTTTAAGATTCAAGCTAATATGGACCCCGCTCACCGTGACCGTGTAGCTTTTATGCGAATTGTCTCTGGTAAATATGAGAAAGGCATGAAGCTAAAACACGTACGTATTGGTAAAGAAGTTAAAATCGCAAAAGCGATTACTTTCTTAGCTAATCGTCGTGACCAAGCAGAAGAAGCTTATCCAGGTGATATCATTGGTTTGCATAACCACGGAACCATTAAAATTGGTGACACCTTTACCCAAGGCGAAGAGCTTAAATTTACTGGGATTCCAAACTTCGCACCAGAGCTTTTCCGTCGTGCACAGCTAAAAGATCCAATGAAAATGAAAGCATTGCAAAAGGGGTTAACGCAGTTATCAGAAGAGGGGGCAACTCAGTTGTTTCGTCCTGTAAATAACAATGATTTAATTCTAGGTGCGGTAGGGATTCTTCAGTTTGAGGTAGTAGCGCAACGTCTTAAAGATGAGTACAACGTAACCTGTATGTTTGAACCTGTTAACGTAAATACCGCGCGTTGGGTGATTGGCGACAAAGCTGAGATTGAAAAGTTTACCTCTAAGGTTCGTGAAAACGTTGCTTATGATGCGGCTGATCAGTTGGTTTATATTGCACCAACTCGCGTTAACTTGGCATTAACAGAAGAGCGTTGGCCAAACTTACAATTTGTTGCGACTCGTGAGCACTAA